The sequence below is a genomic window from Rhinopithecus roxellana isolate Shanxi Qingling chromosome 7, ASM756505v1, whole genome shotgun sequence.
GGCTGGCACGGCCATGCTGTCCACCGGCAACTACCAAgatagagacagacagacagacagaccaaGTGAAGGAGTGATGAGAGCTTTGTTAGCACCCAGCAGACAGGCCAATGGGTGGGTTGACAGGCCAATGGTCGGGTGTTTGGACAGGCAGCAAGGGACAAGTGGGCAGGTGAACATGGCTCAGGCAGGTAGGCAGAGTAAGCAGGGAAGATGTAGTTGGGGGCTGCCCTGTGAGGGGTGTGGCATCCCTCCAGCCGCTGCCTGCTGGGGCCTCAGTCTGTGGCTTAGAATTCGGTGTCCACCACGCGGAAAGCTGGCCTGCCTGTAGGGGAAAGCAGAGCAGATGGCTGTTGGTGGTAAGCAGgtaggtgggtggggtggggaggaagacaAGGGGCTTACCTACCTGAGTCAGGCATCGACGAAGACCGAAGGCTGGCCTCCTTTTGTAGCTGAATCTCCTTTAGTGCAAATATGGAAGTAGCTACAGATGGGGGAGACATAGAAGTGGGGGATGACCCATGAGGTCATTCAGGACCAGCCCCATATGACCCCACTGGAAGAATTAGAAAACGCTGCCCCTTCTCTGAGAGGCTTGATCTTCATCTGTCAAACAATTCCATACACAAACCAGCTACAACCAGGGAAGATAAAATATGGACTATTACATGAcacaaagaaattattattaattttgtcaAGTGGATTACGGTATTGCAGTTACCACCGGTTAAGTCTAGGTGATGGGTGGTGTTTGGGGTTTGCTTTATGTATTAATCCAGTGGGGAGATAGGGAAAGTGAGCAAATGTTTTTTGTAGGTTTGATaataatgtttgaaaaaaaatcttttataggTATATGCTGAAATTATTTAGGGATGAATGCTATGATGTCTGAGATTGGATGTGATTCAAAATAATCAGAGAGAATACAGATAAAACCAGATTGACCGTGAATTGATGACTTATTGGAGTACTTAGGGACTCATCATATTATTTTgactaatatataaatacatatatttgaaaatatccatattaaaaagtttttaaaagtcagatagAAAAAGAGAACATCACATGTGATTCTATTTCTATAAAGTACAAGGACAGAAAAAAACTTATCCTTGCTGTTAGAGGTCAAAACAGTGGTCACCCTTTGGGGAGGGGCTGGGAATAACTGAAGGAGATGCaagggagctgggggtggggagcttTTAACattctgtttcttgacttttgtgcTAGTTACAAGGATACGTTTCATTTATGAAAATTCATTGTATAGTATACTTACGATTTGTGCATTTTTTAGCGCATGTAAGGAAATGTCTactttaaaaaaggtaaaatgctattgcatatatttttatgtatgttttaaatttttcatgaaaggtaaaaggaactgaaaactaaaaaatgttttcataacaAATACAACCCATCACACCTGTGAACAAGATGCACCCCCCCCACTTAGAGTAGCATAGCCAGAATCCTACACAACCCGCCAGCTGGCCCCAGCAGTTCTGCTTCCCAGTCCCCACACTGGCCGGTTCATTCCCCAGCTCCACTCACTGTCAGGAAGTTTGTGGATCCGCTCCCCCAAACTGAGGAAGAATGGATGTTTCATGGCATCTTCTGCGGAGATCCGATTTCGACCCTCAAactgagtgggggtggggtgggggatagTATTGATTATCTTCAATGAGTAGGTctctctgcccacctcagacccTGCCCCTGGTTTGAGGCGGGGGTCCCTGTTTCCCCACACCTGGAATCCCATACCCCCAAGGCTGACCCAAGGTGGTCTCACCTGCAACAGCTTGGTGAGGAGGTCGGCCCCGTCGCTATCAAGTCTGCCACAAGGACAAAGAGACCTGCTTTAAAATGAGTTTGGACACTCTGGCCCCTAACGTCCACCCACCCACCAGCCTCACCGGGGTGCGTGGCTCAAAAGGGCCTCGGCTCGGTACTTGGGGTAGTTGTATGTCTTGAACTCCTCATTGGACAGGATGCCTGGCCACGTCTCCTCAGTTGGGGTTCCTAGTAGGGAAGAGGAGTTACCCCAAGCATCTCACAGGTCCTCTCTGTGTCTCCACAGCGTCTAGGGCCCATGCCTCCTCACCTAAGATGCGGAAGATGAAGTGTAGCTGTTCCTCCACCGTGGAGCCCGGGAAGAGGGGCCGGCCTGTGGCCATCTCATAGAAGATGCAGCCCACACCCCTGGGCAGGGAGGGCACAGTGAATAGAGAGGCAGCTGACTGGGTGGCTGTTATGACCAAGCCACCCCCTATACCACGTGGCCCCTGCCACACTTCCACCTGTCCTTACCACATGTCAATCTGAGTGGAGTAGTCCGTGGACCCGAGCAGGATGTCAGGGGGCCGGTACCACAGTGTTACCACCTCATTGGAGTATGTCTTTGTTGGGATTGACTTGGCTCGGGCCAGGCCTGGAAATCAGACAAAGGACAGCTAGAGTGAGGGGATCATGGGCAAAGTCTGGGGGAGAGTGCAGTTGAGACTGAGGGTGTCCTAGGCAAAATCTGGGAAGGCTGAAGGGAAGTGAGACTAAGTGGTCATGGGAAAGTAGGAGGCTGGTGAGCCAATGAGAAGAAGGGGGAGGCCAGTGGTACCAAAGTCAGCCAGCTTGAGCTCTCCCCTCTCGTTGATGAGCAGGTTCTGGGGCTTGAGGTCTCGGTGTAGCACCTTCTGCCGGTGGCAGTAGGCCAGGCCACGGAGCAGCTGGAACAGGAACAGCTGGGGACCCAGGAATGGCAGGCAGAGATCAAAGACTATCCACTAGCCCGACCCCCAGCAGGCACTGCTCCCCTCCCAAACACAGACACCAGGCCCAGAGCCTTGTCACACGATAGAGGACAGGGTCCCAGTGCCCTCCAAGGGCTCCTAGCAAaaaaagccaaagggaaaagtccaTTTCTGGGAGATTTGTGGGTTGGAGTGGGTGAGTGGGGGCCCCCTTGTGCCCCTGCTGCCTGCCCCACACCCACTTTCACATTGTGCATGTTGATGATGTTCCCACAGTCATCCAGGTACTGCTTCAGGTCCTTGTCCTGAGGAAAGAAGAGGTGGTACAAGAATGAGGGTTACCTCCTACGGCTCCTGgccttctccccacctcccccaggaCCCAGTGCCACCCAACCTTACCAGGTACTCAAAGACAAGGGTGAGGGACTTCTCCGTGTGGATAATGTCATGTAGCGTAACGATGTTGGCGTGTTTGAGGTCCTTGAGCAGGGACACTGCAGGAAGCATGGGAGTGGGACGGGAAGAGTCAGGGTCCTACCCTCAGGACAGAGGTGAGGACAAGGACTAGAAAAGGACAAGcccaggttttctttctttctccagacAGTTCAGGGTAATGCCTCGGAGCCACCAGCTCTAACCCACCTCATGCAAGTTGTGTCTCCATGTTGCAGATGTGGAAAGTAAGACTCAGAGGAGAATATGGAGCAAGAACCTGGGATTGCAGCCCCAGGCTCATGTGACACTAGATTTTCACAACCTGTTTTTGGTTTCTGGGAAGGGGCCTGGCTCCAACCCTCAGTACACAGGCCTGCAGCATCATGTGAAATTGAATTTGCACACTCAATTTCAGTGCAATTCAAATTCATTCCATGTGATATTCTGACTAGAAATTGTTACAGTAAATAAATTGGTGAACACTTTCAGGGGTGTTCTCGGAACCAAACCCTGGTTTGCAATTCATCCACCTTTTATCCAAATGGGAACAGATTCCTGGTTACCCTGATTATTACCTGGGTATGTGCGTGACAGGCATTCCCATGAAAGCCAGAGTGTTTTGCAGGGGGTCCCAgagtctttgttctcattatggAGTGTGTGCACCAGGGGTGAGTTGGGGAAGCCTGGGGCAGATGGGATGGGGGTGTGTACCTTCCCGGATGGCAGTGCAGGGTGCCCCCTCTTCATGTTCCAGTCTGATCTCCTTGAGTGCCACAAGGTTGTCTGTGAGCTTGCTTTTGCCTTTGTAGACGGTGGCATAGGTACCCTGGAATGTGAGGAAGTGTGACAGGAGAGGTGCTATGAGATTCCAGGAGTTCCCACTGACCTTTATCCCCACCATGGGCCTCCTAGCTGCCTCTCACCTCGCCCAGCTTGTCCAGCTTAATGTAGGTCTCCAGTTTCCCAAAGCCAATCTCAGACTGTGGGACAAATGAGGCAGGCTGAAGCAAGTTCAGAAGGGtctgggagaggaggagaaaaaggagaggacAGGAACAGAAGGTGCTTACTAGGCTGACACGACGGAGGCGGCGGCTGAGGGGCTTGTCAAAGATGGGGCTATTGAGGGTCAGCTTCTCCAGGTAGCCCTCAGGCAGCCGGATGTCAGCTGGTAGTGATAGGCGCTTGTTGATGTCCTAGCAGGTAAGGCGAGAGAGAAACAGGATCATGAGTTCCACCTCCCCAGGTCCAACCCCCTTTTCCAGCTCCTCCACCATCCAGACTGGGTCAAGCACCTCAGTGGAGATCTTGCGTGGGGGATGGTTGCGCATGCGCACTCTCACTGGAGACTGCACCTCATCCGAGGAAGTGGCTGAAGCCTGGTCACTCTCCCCATCAGACCCCATCTTCAAGTCCTCGTGCACAATCTCTGGTGGCAGGGAGAGGGGTAGGGCAGGCCAGGTGGGGTCAGAAACCACAGGACAACCCCTCCCCCATGAGACATATTCCATCatcacacatgtgtgcacatggcCCCCAGAGGAAACCTGGAATCCCTCGGGGAGAGGGTGATAGGGCCCAGGAAAGCTCAGGTACATCTAGGACAGGTTCAactggggggtggggaggcaaAAGTCACCTGGTGGAGCCCTTCCTTCCAAGGGAAAGCTGAGCTCAGAACTGGTAGCTAGGTGGTGGCAGGGGAAGCCAAGGGTCCTGGGAAGGCAGGCCCAGGGCAGGCAGGTACCAGAGGCCTGAGGAGGCCATCACAGAGGGCAGAAGGGCAGAGGGAGCCTTGGGGCAACTGTGACAGGCAAGGCACCCTCTGCCCCCCTACAACGGGGCCTGGGCAGAAAGGCAAGGAGAGGAGTGCAGATGGACAGATAGACCGAGGGTGTTGAGAGAAGATGGGAGGGAAGGCGGAGAAGACAGCACATGGGGGGCAGAGAAAGGGCAGAAAATTGAGAGGAAAATGAGGAATGTGGCCACGAGGCAACACCTGGGAAGCAGCCTGGGGTCATATGGGAGAGGGGGTAGCCAGTGGACCCACCTGGTGCAGAGCTGAGTGGGCCCCGTGCAGAACGAAGTTCCCCAGGAGCAGCACGTGTGGGGGCCTCTCCAGGGTCActgccgccaccaccaccactctcaTCCAGGCCTATCTGCTCAGGGGCACCATTGGTCTTGTCTATGCCTCGGCCACCTCGGAGTGTCATTGACAGCTGCCGTTTGATCTTCTTCATCCGATCCATGGCGATCTGAACAAGGGACAAGGATGGAAATGGGTCTCATATTAACATTTGCTTGATCACCATGGGTCCCCTAAAGCCCACAGTCTAGCAGGGGGCACTGACATGAACTTGTCAGTGCTCACTCAACCAATATGGACCCCAGAGCCACTCAGGATTTCTGGAAACCCAACATGGACCGGGATCTTTGTAAGTACCTGCCCACCCACACAGCCAGCTCCACTGGGACCCTGCTCCTAAGTAGCCCACCTGAGCTCTCAGATTTAGGTGGCTGATTGAGGGCAAGGGCCCAAACGATGGATTGTTGGCCTCTAGGGGAAAAGCCCCACTGCAGGAGCAGAAGGCTCCACAGCAGATCTTCTCAGGTACAGCTGCAGTGATGGGCCCAGCCATGGGTCGGCCAGGGCGTGTGCCGAGAATTGAAGGATGGGTGACATGGCCTCGAGCACGCCCATAGAGTGGCATAGTTCCCCTGGCACCACCCTCAAAGGCCAAGGCAGATTATTCCCTGTGGCCACAGGGACCCTCCTCCTGACTTCTCTAGCACTCATCGTCATGACAACCACTGCATCATCCCATTCATCTACCCaggtgggtggggggggggggggagtgtGTGTCAGGGTGTCCTGCCCAGACCCACCCACTGGGTGGGattgtgtgtgggggggtctCAGTGTATACCAGCTGTTCTCAAGACTGCCAGAAAGGTTTGATCAGGTTAGGACCCCTAGGGTCCAATTTAGACTTTTACAAGCCAGGTCACGTTTCTCCTCTACTCAAGAATGTACTACATTTCCCATCACCCCAAATACACGCCCCAGTCCTCAATGTGGCCCACAGGTCTTTCTTTACCTCATTTGGCCCTCTTACCTCtctgcccaccccccacccccccaaccgCCCCACCACCATTCCTACTTGCTGCTCtgcaaccacacccagcagaatcccacctcagggccttcaCACTGGCTGTTCCTGGTACCTTGGAACACCCTTCCCCTAAATTTCGAAATGGCTCACTCCCCTCTCCCTTCAGGCCATTGCTCAAAAGTCACCTTTTCATGAGGCCTCCATGAATAACCCTATTTAAAATCTCAACCATCCCGAGCTCCCTTACCTTGCCAGTTATCCCCCCAGCACTCATTACCTCCTCAGAAATGACACCACCTACTTATTGGTTTCTTTAGTCTTTACTGTCTATCTCCTCACCGCCACAACTAGAAGAGCAGCTCCGCCAGGGTAGATTTCTGTGTTTAGGTCACGGCTATATCCTGAGGACCTGGAATAGTGACTgacacagagtagatgctcaaaaaGTGCTTATGGCAGAAATAAGTGAATCGGGGGGCTGAGGGCCTAGGACCAACCTCTGCTGAGGTGATGATTCCCTGCTATTCATTGAACAACCCTAAACAAGGTAGCCCAGGGATGCTGGCATCGACAGGAAGATGACCTAGATGGATTGCTGAAGGGAACGGGGCCACCAAAAGGCTTAGGCCAGCCGTCTTCTGCTTCCTCTTGGGCTCTGGGCCAGCAAGGAGGGGGAAAGACCTGGCCCAGGAACCATCTGGACTCACAGCAGGGCCTAAGATGGCCCCGGGCCCAAGGGAAGTAGAGCTAGATAGGAGGTCGAGGATGAGACTGGGGCTGGATTTGAGGAGAGAAATGGGTCATCTGCTACCTTGAAATCAGGTGCTTCCTCCAGCAGTTCCCACCCCCACCTGGCTGAACTCACTATCCCCAGGAGGGGTAGGGGCCACCCTAGCAGAAACACCTCAGATACAGGATGAGGTCCATCCATGGAGAACCCAGGATGATGACAAAACATCCTGACCTGGGAGGCTGAATACTGGGCCTAAGGCGAGGAAGGTAAAGCATGGCCAGCTCCCAAAGACAACCTTGTGTCCCCATATGGCACAGATACCCAGTTGCTTTGCATGTTGCGACAGGGAgtaggggaggggctgggggagacTGGAAGTAGGGCTGAATGGAGGATGGGGAGGGAGCCAGGAGGAGCCATGGGTCCATGACCTCTAACTGGAAACCCCAAGGGCTGGACATGCTCTGGAGTTCAGTTTCTTGGGATTTTAGGAAGATGGGGTGTAAAATCTGTATATCACATGACACTCCCAGAAAGAGGGATGGGGGGGGGGGCTCAGGCAAGCCcctgtgaacagagataattgaACATTTATACTCAAGGAaacttttaaatatcatttcagTTGACTGAGCTTTTTAGAGTTCAAAAAAGTGAAGGAGGGAGCAAGAAATTGGACATAAAACTTTACCCCAAAAAGGGCACATGTCCTGCCTGACTCTTCCTGATCCCCAAAGACATACACCCATCCTCAGACTACTCTCATACTCAAGGATACTAACCACACCAACCACTAAGGACCTGGTCATCGCACTCTATGTCCTGATCCCCATTAATACACGCTACACCCTCAAGGAGGCCTCACTACATCTTACCTGCTATTATCTCATATACCATCAGCATTCAAAGCCCTAACACATAACATACCGCCCT
It includes:
- the CDK16 gene encoding cyclin-dependent kinase 16 isoform X1; this translates as MAASPPAADGSFGTGSPSHYSRSSGYSRDLNTEIYPGGAALLVVAIAMDRMKKIKRQLSMTLRGGRGIDKTNGAPEQIGLDESGGGGGSDPGEAPTRAAPGELRSARGPLSSAPEIVHEDLKMGSDGESDQASATSSDEVQSPVRVRMRNHPPRKISTEDINKRLSLPADIRLPEGYLEKLTLNSPIFDKPLSRRLRRVSLSEIGFGKLETYIKLDKLGEGTYATVYKGKSKLTDNLVALKEIRLEHEEGAPCTAIREVSLLKDLKHANIVTLHDIIHTEKSLTLVFEYLDKDLKQYLDDCGNIINMHNVKLFLFQLLRGLAYCHRQKVLHRDLKPQNLLINERGELKLADFGLARAKSIPTKTYSNEVVTLWYRPPDILLGSTDYSTQIDMWGVGCIFYEMATGRPLFPGSTVEEQLHFIFRILGTPTEETWPGILSNEEFKTYNYPKYRAEALLSHAPRLDSDGADLLTKLLQFEGRNRISAEDAMKHPFFLSLGERIHKLPDTTSIFALKEIQLQKEASLRSSSMPDSGRPAFRVVDTEF
- the CDK16 gene encoding cyclin-dependent kinase 16 isoform X2, encoding MAASPPAADGSFGTGSPSHYSRSSGYSRDLNTEIYPGGAALLVVAIAMDRMKKIKRQLSMTLRGGRGIDKTNGAPEQIGLDESGGGGGSDPGEAPTRAAPGELRSARGPLSSAPEIVHEDLKMGSDGESDQASATSSDEVQSPVRVRMRNHPPRKISTEDINKRLSLPADIRLPEGYLEKLTLNSPIFDKPLSRRLRRVSLGTYATVYKGKSKLTDNLVALKEIRLEHEEGAPCTAIREVSLLKDLKHANIVTLHDIIHTEKSLTLVFEYLDKDLKQYLDDCGNIINMHNVKLFLFQLLRGLAYCHRQKVLHRDLKPQNLLINERGELKLADFGLARAKSIPTKTYSNEVVTLWYRPPDILLGSTDYSTQIDMWGVGCIFYEMATGRPLFPGSTVEEQLHFIFRILGTPTEETWPGILSNEEFKTYNYPKYRAEALLSHAPRLDSDGADLLTKLLQFEGRNRISAEDAMKHPFFLSLGERIHKLPDTTSIFALKEIQLQKEASLRSSSMPDSGRPAFRVVDTEF
- the CDK16 gene encoding cyclin-dependent kinase 16 isoform X3, which gives rise to MDRMKKIKRQLSMTLRGGRGIDKTNGAPEQIGLDESGGGGGSDPGEAPTRAAPGELRSARGPLSSAPEIVHEDLKMGSDGESDQASATSSDEVQSPVRVRMRNHPPRKISTEDINKRLSLPADIRLPEGYLEKLTLNSPIFDKPLSRRLRRVSLSEIGFGKLETYIKLDKLGEGTYATVYKGKSKLTDNLVALKEIRLEHEEGAPCTAIREVSLLKDLKHANIVTLHDIIHTEKSLTLVFEYLDKDLKQYLDDCGNIINMHNVKLFLFQLLRGLAYCHRQKVLHRDLKPQNLLINERGELKLADFGLARAKSIPTKTYSNEVVTLWYRPPDILLGSTDYSTQIDMWGVGCIFYEMATGRPLFPGSTVEEQLHFIFRILGTPTEETWPGILSNEEFKTYNYPKYRAEALLSHAPRLDSDGADLLTKLLQFEGRNRISAEDAMKHPFFLSLGERIHKLPDTTSIFALKEIQLQKEASLRSSSMPDSGRPAFRVVDTEF
- the CDK16 gene encoding cyclin-dependent kinase 16 isoform X4; this translates as MPLYGRARGHVTHPSILGTRPGRPMAGPITAAVPEKICCGAFCSCSGAFPLEANNPSFGPLPSISHLNLRAQIAMDRMKKIKRQLSMTLRGGRGIDKTNGAPEQIGLDESGGGGGSDPGEAPTRAAPGELRSARGPLSSAPEIVHEDLKMGSDGESDQASATSSDEVQSPVRVRMRNHPPRKISTEDINKRLSLPADIRLPEGYLEKLTLNSPIFDKPLSRRLRRVSLSEIGFGKLETYIKLDKLGEGTYATVYKGKSKLTDNLVALKEIRLEHEEGAPCTAIREVSLLKDLKHANIVTLHDIIHTEKSLTLVFEYLDKDLKQYLDDCGNIINMHNVKLFLFQLLRGLAYCHRQKVLHRDLKPQNLLINERGELKLADFGLARAKSIPTKTYSNEVVTLWYRPPDILLGSTDYSTQIDMWGVGCIFYEMATGRPLFPGSTVEEQLHFIFRILGTPTEETWPGILSNEEFKTYNYPKYRAEALLSHAPRLDSDGADLLTKLLQFEGRNRISAEDAMKHPFFLSLGERIHKLPDTTSIFALKEIQLQKEASLRSSSMPDSGRPAFRVVDTEF